A stretch of the Natribaculum luteum genome encodes the following:
- a CDS encoding carbamoyltransferase family protein, producing MTDYSLAFKPAIGLYGQHDPSAVLFENGDPIFGVEEERYTRKKHATETFPENAIRACLSHRNLEITDLDRLLLPYDPQLRGEIATHYLSDAIRVPGLGRKLSALERTLVTQIRSRFAPTRQIEARLESFGTPLPPIETIPHHRCHAASAFHPSGFDEGVVLTVDAKGEYDATVVWHATEQRLKRVRTYEHPNSLGLFFAIVTEYLGYRMFNGEGKVMGLAPYGTDNPEIESILRELIDTGVDYDVTDLTKRWGTGHGVDVLEEAFGRPRTETPGEFDQWEKDLAHTAQKLLEETVVEITETAVDRLGTANVALAGGVALNCKLNKCVRESPVVDDVFVQPVAHDAGLALGADWSRHRPADVDRQTDVYLGPEFEADEIRSILETNKIPYTEPDNLERYVAERLADGDLVGWFQGRLELGPRALGARSILADPRTAESRDRVNRFVKHREEWRPFAPSMLESAADEYLVDGRPAPFMIDAFDVRPGKADELAAVLHPADDSTRPQTVREDQHPRYHRLISEFADITGVPAVLNTSFNDHAEPIVRTPTQALKDFYGMGLDVLALDDFVITKESSRSPRRREGVTVET from the coding sequence ATGACAGACTACTCACTCGCGTTCAAGCCGGCGATCGGACTGTACGGTCAACACGATCCGAGTGCCGTCCTCTTCGAAAATGGCGACCCTATTTTCGGCGTCGAGGAAGAACGGTATACGCGAAAAAAGCACGCTACCGAGACGTTTCCCGAGAACGCGATTCGAGCGTGTCTCTCACACCGCAACCTGGAGATCACGGACCTCGATCGCCTGCTGCTTCCCTACGACCCCCAACTTCGTGGCGAAATCGCCACGCACTACCTCTCCGATGCGATTCGAGTACCCGGCCTGGGACGAAAACTCTCCGCTCTGGAGCGAACGCTCGTCACTCAGATCCGGAGCCGATTCGCACCGACGCGGCAGATTGAAGCCCGCCTCGAGTCGTTCGGGACGCCGCTGCCGCCGATCGAAACGATTCCACATCATCGCTGTCACGCTGCGAGCGCGTTCCACCCATCGGGATTCGACGAGGGCGTCGTACTCACGGTGGACGCGAAAGGCGAGTACGATGCGACGGTCGTCTGGCACGCGACGGAGCAGCGACTGAAGCGAGTTCGGACGTACGAGCACCCAAACAGCCTCGGTCTCTTCTTCGCCATCGTGACCGAGTATCTCGGCTACCGTATGTTCAACGGCGAAGGGAAAGTGATGGGGCTTGCACCGTACGGCACCGACAACCCCGAGATCGAGTCCATCTTACGGGAGCTGATCGACACCGGCGTCGACTACGACGTGACCGATCTGACGAAACGCTGGGGGACCGGTCACGGCGTGGACGTTCTCGAGGAGGCGTTCGGCCGCCCGCGAACTGAGACACCTGGAGAGTTCGACCAGTGGGAGAAAGACCTCGCACACACGGCCCAGAAACTGCTCGAAGAGACGGTCGTCGAGATCACGGAGACGGCAGTCGATCGGCTCGGGACTGCGAACGTCGCACTCGCGGGCGGGGTCGCGCTCAACTGCAAATTGAACAAGTGCGTCCGGGAGTCGCCGGTTGTCGACGACGTCTTCGTCCAGCCCGTCGCTCACGACGCGGGACTCGCACTCGGGGCGGACTGGTCGCGTCACCGTCCAGCCGACGTCGACCGCCAGACCGACGTCTATCTCGGCCCCGAGTTCGAGGCCGACGAAATTCGGTCGATACTCGAGACGAACAAGATCCCATATACGGAACCGGACAACCTCGAGCGCTACGTCGCCGAACGGCTCGCGGATGGCGACCTCGTCGGCTGGTTCCAGGGCCGACTCGAGCTGGGGCCGCGCGCACTCGGGGCAAGGAGCATCCTCGCCGACCCCCGGACCGCCGAATCTCGCGACCGGGTCAACCGATTCGTCAAACACCGCGAGGAGTGGCGGCCGTTCGCGCCGTCGATGCTCGAATCGGCGGCCGACGAGTACCTCGTCGATGGACGGCCGGCCCCGTTCATGATCGATGCCTTCGACGTCCGACCGGGGAAGGCCGATGAACTCGCGGCAGTCTTGCATCCTGCCGACGACTCGACGCGGCCCCAGACCGTCCGCGAGGATCAACACCCACGGTATCATCGACTCATCTCAGAATTCGCTGACATTACCGGGGTGCCCGCCGTCCTCAACACCTCGTTCAACGACCACGCCGAACCGATCGTCCGGACACCGACACAGGCGCTGAAAGACTTCTACGGAATGGGTCTCGACGTCCTCGCTCTCGACGATTTCGTCATCACAAAAGAGTCGTCGCGAAGCCCCCGTCGTCGTGAGGGAGTCACTGTAGAGACGTAG